The following are from one region of the Cloacibacterium normanense genome:
- a CDS encoding S41 family peptidase: MKKIAFLLFIFTLNSCISVKKYNKRLEKPISSEKLKKDIDYAYIKLQKLHPTLYTYIPKEKLDYKFDSVKNTIHEPLKPLEFYFKLAPVVAEVRQGHLRLVPPEKKLTKKEIKKLKEQKGLLGRLSYYVENDKLYVKDNPEKVANIKNGSEIIAINNIEIEKLLKKYEPLITSDGYNTTYQKYSMARRFPTFFTVEYGIMDSVKIDLKSEYTLDQKLVTREKKSKEDKKKEKTDKKPTEEKKTKDYNPVTKSFNRNLKFLEKDSSIAYIKIKTFSGTYSQKFYRETFREIKKAKSKYLILDIRDNLGGSLAEITNLYSYLAKDKFRFINDLEVANRTSITHADYFSHFPNYLKPIAAVGYLPSKLTSLLMVRHKNDKYYLKSQNIFTPKKPKKDAFEGEIYVLINGSSFSASSIISAKLKNDKRAMIIGEETGGANDGTVAGIYSTQKLPHSKLKLPIGLFLVQPNIEFTHTMKGVTPDVEIKPTFQQILERKDVELEWILKEIKGK, encoded by the coding sequence ATGAAAAAAATTGCATTCCTCCTCTTTATTTTCACTCTAAATTCTTGTATTTCAGTAAAAAAATACAATAAACGTCTTGAAAAGCCCATTTCCAGCGAAAAGCTAAAAAAAGATATAGACTACGCCTATATAAAACTTCAGAAACTTCACCCTACTCTATATACTTATATTCCCAAAGAGAAATTAGATTATAAATTTGATAGTGTTAAAAACACCATTCATGAACCGTTAAAACCTTTAGAATTTTATTTTAAACTTGCACCAGTTGTTGCTGAAGTGAGACAAGGTCATTTAAGATTGGTTCCACCAGAGAAAAAACTTACCAAGAAGGAAATTAAAAAACTCAAAGAACAAAAAGGACTTCTAGGAAGGTTATCTTATTATGTAGAAAACGACAAACTCTATGTAAAAGACAACCCAGAAAAAGTTGCCAATATCAAAAACGGTTCAGAAATTATTGCCATTAACAATATAGAAATAGAAAAACTGCTTAAAAAATACGAACCACTTATCACCAGTGATGGTTATAACACCACCTATCAAAAATATTCGATGGCGAGAAGATTTCCTACTTTTTTCACGGTAGAATATGGAATAATGGACAGCGTGAAAATAGATTTAAAATCCGAATATACTCTTGACCAAAAACTCGTTACCCGAGAAAAAAAATCAAAAGAAGATAAAAAGAAGGAAAAAACCGATAAAAAACCAACAGAAGAAAAGAAAACCAAAGACTATAATCCTGTGACTAAAAGTTTCAACAGAAATTTGAAATTTTTAGAAAAAGACAGCAGCATAGCGTACATTAAAATCAAAACATTTTCAGGGACTTATTCTCAAAAATTTTACAGAGAAACTTTTCGAGAAATAAAAAAAGCGAAATCTAAATACCTCATCTTAGACATCAGAGATAATTTGGGTGGTTCTCTTGCCGAAATTACGAATTTGTACAGCTATTTAGCAAAAGATAAATTCAGATTCATCAATGATTTAGAGGTAGCTAATAGAACTTCCATTACTCATGCTGATTATTTTTCGCACTTTCCAAATTATCTGAAACCGATCGCAGCTGTGGGATATTTGCCATCTAAATTAACCAGTTTATTGATGGTTCGTCATAAAAACGACAAATATTATCTAAAATCTCAGAACATTTTCACCCCGAAAAAGCCTAAAAAAGATGCTTTCGAAGGGGAAATTTATGTTCTCATCAACGGAAGCAGTTTTTCTGCATCTTCTATAATTTCTGCAAAATTAAAAAACGACAAGCGCGCCATGATTATAGGAGAAGAAACCGGTGGCGCCAATGACGGAACAGTTGCTGGAATTTATAGCACTCAAAAACTGCCACATTCTAAACTAAAATTACCGATTGGATTGTTTTTGGTTCAGCCCAATATAGAATTCACTCATACCATGAAGGGTGTAACTCCAGATGTAGAAATAAAACCTACTTTTCAACAAATTCTGGAACGAAAAGATGTAGAATTAGAATGGATTCTGAAAGAAATCAAAGGAAAATAA
- the katG gene encoding catalase/peroxidase HPI, translated as MSLGNSGKCPVMHGANTGSDQSVMSWWPKALNLDILHQHDKKTNPLGEEFNYAEEFKKLDLEAVKTDLKNLMTESQDWWPADWGHYGGLMIRMAWHSAGTYRIADGRGGANTGNQRFAPLNSWPDNANLDKARRLLWPIKRKYGNKLSWADLMILAGNMAYESMGLKTFGFAGGREDIWHPEKDIYWGSEKEWLAPTGSEGSRYSGERDLENPLAAVMMGLIYVNPEGVDGNPDPLKTARDMRITFKRMAMNDEETVALTAGGHTVGKAHGNGDASTLGPDPEEAGLENQGFGWMNPKGAAGNTVTSGIEGAWTTHPTRFDNEYFELLLKYDWQLTKSPAGAWQYEPVNIAEEDKPLDAHNPNVRRNPMMTDADMALKVDPEYRKISEKFHQDPAYFQEVFARAWFKLTHRDLGPKSRYLGADVPAEDLIWQDPIPTVDYTLSDAEIEELKTKLLNSGLTRTELINTAWDSARTFRGSDFRGGANGARIRLEPMKNWEGNEPARLEKVLNKLTEIQSTLDKKVSIADLIVLGGSAAVEQAAKDAGFDVKVPFAAGRGDATQEQTDVESFEELEPLHDAYRNWLKKDYVVTPEELMLDKTQLLGLTAPEMTVLIGGMRVLGTNYGGTQHGVFTDKVGVLTNDFFVNLTDMNFKWEPVSENLYNIVDRKSGATKFTATRVDLVFGSNSILRSYAEVYAQDDNKEKFVNDFIKVWTKVMNADRFDLK; from the coding sequence ATGTCATTAGGAAATTCAGGGAAATGCCCTGTAATGCATGGTGCAAATACAGGCAGTGACCAATCAGTAATGAGTTGGTGGCCTAAAGCTTTAAATCTTGATATTCTTCATCAGCATGACAAGAAAACCAATCCTCTAGGAGAAGAATTCAATTATGCAGAAGAATTTAAGAAATTAGATTTAGAAGCCGTAAAAACAGATTTAAAAAATTTAATGACCGAAAGCCAAGATTGGTGGCCTGCAGATTGGGGACACTATGGCGGTTTAATGATCAGAATGGCTTGGCATTCTGCTGGAACGTATAGAATTGCAGACGGAAGAGGTGGAGCGAATACAGGAAATCAACGTTTTGCACCGCTTAATTCTTGGCCTGATAATGCTAACTTAGATAAAGCGAGAAGATTGCTTTGGCCAATCAAAAGAAAATACGGAAACAAGCTTTCTTGGGCAGACCTTATGATTCTAGCAGGAAACATGGCTTATGAATCAATGGGACTTAAAACCTTTGGATTTGCAGGTGGTAGAGAAGATATTTGGCATCCAGAAAAAGATATTTATTGGGGAAGCGAAAAAGAATGGTTAGCGCCAACTGGTAGCGAAGGTAGCCGTTATTCTGGAGAAAGAGATTTAGAAAATCCTTTAGCTGCAGTAATGATGGGATTAATTTATGTAAATCCAGAAGGTGTAGATGGAAACCCAGACCCTCTAAAAACCGCTAGAGATATGCGTATTACCTTCAAGAGAATGGCAATGAATGACGAGGAGACTGTAGCACTTACTGCAGGAGGTCACACTGTAGGAAAAGCTCACGGAAATGGTGATGCTTCTACATTAGGGCCAGATCCAGAAGAAGCAGGTTTAGAAAATCAAGGTTTTGGATGGATGAATCCTAAAGGTGCAGCTGGTAATACGGTAACTTCTGGTATTGAAGGAGCTTGGACTACTCATCCTACAAGATTTGACAATGAATATTTTGAATTATTGTTAAAGTATGATTGGCAATTAACCAAGAGTCCAGCTGGAGCTTGGCAATATGAACCAGTAAACATTGCTGAGGAAGATAAACCACTAGATGCGCATAATCCTAATGTTCGTAGAAATCCTATGATGACAGATGCAGATATGGCGCTAAAAGTAGACCCAGAATACAGAAAAATTTCTGAAAAATTCCACCAAGATCCAGCATATTTCCAAGAAGTATTTGCAAGAGCTTGGTTTAAATTAACTCACAGAGATTTAGGTCCTAAATCTAGATACTTAGGAGCAGATGTTCCTGCAGAAGATTTAATTTGGCAAGACCCAATTCCTACAGTAGATTACACGCTTTCTGATGCTGAAATCGAAGAATTAAAAACTAAACTTCTTAATTCTGGATTAACTAGAACAGAACTCATCAATACAGCTTGGGATTCTGCGAGAACTTTCCGTGGTTCTGATTTCAGAGGTGGAGCAAATGGTGCTAGAATTAGACTAGAGCCTATGAAAAACTGGGAAGGAAACGAACCGGCAAGATTAGAAAAAGTCTTAAATAAACTTACAGAAATTCAGTCAACTTTAGATAAAAAAGTAAGCATTGCAGATTTAATCGTTCTTGGAGGAAGTGCAGCAGTAGAACAAGCAGCTAAAGATGCAGGTTTTGATGTAAAAGTTCCATTTGCAGCAGGAAGAGGAGATGCTACACAAGAACAAACAGATGTAGAATCTTTCGAGGAGCTAGAACCATTACACGATGCATACAGAAACTGGTTGAAAAAAGATTATGTGGTAACTCCAGAAGAATTGATGCTAGATAAAACTCAATTACTTGGTCTTACAGCTCCAGAAATGACGGTATTAATTGGCGGTATGAGAGTTTTAGGAACCAATTACGGAGGAACTCAGCATGGTGTATTTACCGATAAAGTGGGAGTTTTGACTAATGATTTCTTTGTAAATCTTACAGACATGAACTTCAAATGGGAGCCAGTTTCAGAAAATCTATACAATATTGTAGATAGAAAATCTGGCGCTACTAAATTCACTGCAACAAGAGTAGATTTAGTGTTTGGCTCTAATTCTATCTTAAGATCTTATGCAGAAGTATATGCGCAAGATGACAACAAAGAGAAATTTGTAAATGATTTCATCAAAGTTTGGACGAAGGTCATGAATGCAGATAGATTTGATTTGAAATAA
- a CDS encoding RNA polymerase sigma factor, protein MKTLESEFLEKIESHKGMIFKISKMYVDGKEDREDLFQEIIYQLWKSYQNFEGKSQFSTWLYRVSINTALTFLNKEKKKTDNASLTENIDVQDENSDEKETQLEFFYKAVHELNPVEKALIFLFLEGQSHKEIATNLGITEVNARVKLNRTKEKLQQIIKNYGYEF, encoded by the coding sequence ATGAAAACTTTAGAATCAGAATTTTTAGAAAAAATAGAAAGTCATAAAGGAATGATTTTCAAAATTTCTAAAATGTACGTAGATGGTAAGGAAGATAGAGAAGATTTGTTTCAAGAAATCATTTATCAACTTTGGAAATCTTACCAAAACTTCGAAGGCAAAAGTCAGTTTTCTACATGGTTATACAGAGTAAGCATTAATACAGCACTTACTTTTCTTAACAAAGAAAAAAAGAAAACCGATAATGCTTCTTTAACCGAAAATATAGACGTACAAGACGAAAATTCTGACGAAAAAGAAACGCAATTAGAATTTTTTTATAAAGCAGTTCATGAACTCAATCCTGTAGAAAAAGCGCTGATTTTTTTATTTCTCGAAGGCCAAAGTCATAAAGAAATCGCCACCAATCTTGGGATTACAGAAGTTAACGCACGTGTAAAACTCAACCGAACCAAAGAAAAATTACAACAAATTATTAAAAATTACGGCTATGAATTTTGA
- a CDS encoding NADP-dependent isocitrate dehydrogenase, with protein MSNNSTIIYTYTDEAPMLATHSLLPIIQKYASTAGINVESRDISLAGRILANFPEYLTEEQKTADALAELGELATKPEANIIKLPNISASVPQLEEAIAELQKHGYAVPNYPAEPKTEEETAINKKYAKVLGSAVNPVLREGNSDRRAPKAVKNYAKAHPHRMGVWTADSKTSVAHMNNGDFYGTENSTTVENECKYRIVFYGNDGSSKVLKDFAPLKAGEVIDSSVMNIAALKSFVKEAIKEAKEKNVLLSAHLKATMMKVSDPIIFGAIVETYFADVFEKYAATFNELDINPNFGLATLFEKIAGHAQEAEIKADIEKTIENGPRIAMVNSDKGITNFHVSSDVIVDASMAALVRGGGKMWNKEGKEEDTVCIIPDRTYAGFYDAIVEEMKQNGAIDPTTFGTVPNVGLMAQKAEEYGSHDKTFQISGEGTVKIEDENGTTLLEQNVQNGDIFRMCQTKDAPIQDWVKLAVNRARLSNTPAIFWLDKGRAHDAQIIKKVEKYLQNYDLTGLDIRIMDVKDAMLETLKRGREGKDTISVSGNVLRDYLTDMFPILELGTSAKMLSIVPLMNGGGLFETGAGGSAPKHIQQFLEEGYLRWDSLGEFLALQASLEHLSQTQNNPKAQVLADALDEANAKFLATDKSPARKVGGIDNRGSHFYLAMYWAEALANQTADAELAATFAPIAQSMQENEAKINEELIGAQGKSQDIGGYYQPDSTKTYAAMRASATLNAIVDSL; from the coding sequence ATGTCTAACAATTCAACAATCATCTATACGTATACAGATGAAGCGCCAATGTTGGCAACTCACTCATTATTACCAATCATTCAAAAATATGCTTCTACTGCTGGAATTAATGTAGAATCTAGAGACATTTCTTTGGCTGGAAGAATTTTGGCAAATTTCCCAGAATATTTAACAGAAGAACAAAAAACTGCAGACGCACTTGCAGAATTAGGAGAATTAGCGACTAAACCAGAAGCTAATATCATTAAATTACCGAATATTTCTGCTTCTGTTCCGCAATTAGAAGAAGCGATTGCAGAATTACAAAAACACGGTTATGCAGTACCTAATTATCCTGCCGAACCAAAAACCGAAGAAGAAACTGCTATCAATAAAAAATATGCTAAAGTTTTAGGAAGTGCTGTAAATCCTGTTCTAAGAGAAGGAAACTCAGACAGAAGAGCGCCTAAAGCTGTTAAAAACTACGCAAAAGCACATCCTCACAGAATGGGAGTTTGGACTGCAGATTCTAAAACTTCTGTTGCTCACATGAATAATGGAGATTTCTACGGTACTGAAAACTCTACCACTGTAGAAAACGAATGCAAATACAGAATTGTATTCTACGGAAATGATGGTTCATCTAAAGTTTTAAAAGATTTTGCTCCTTTAAAAGCTGGTGAAGTAATCGATTCTTCTGTGATGAATATTGCTGCATTAAAATCTTTTGTAAAAGAAGCCATCAAAGAAGCAAAAGAAAAGAATGTATTGCTTTCTGCCCACTTGAAAGCAACAATGATGAAGGTTTCTGACCCAATTATTTTCGGGGCGATTGTAGAAACTTATTTTGCAGATGTTTTTGAAAAATATGCAGCAACTTTCAATGAATTAGACATTAATCCTAACTTTGGTTTAGCTACCCTTTTCGAAAAAATTGCTGGTCATGCTCAAGAAGCTGAAATAAAAGCAGACATCGAAAAAACGATTGAAAACGGACCAAGAATTGCGATGGTAAATTCTGATAAAGGAATTACCAATTTCCACGTCTCTTCAGATGTAATTGTAGATGCTTCTATGGCTGCTTTAGTAAGAGGTGGCGGTAAAATGTGGAACAAAGAAGGAAAAGAAGAAGATACCGTTTGTATTATTCCAGACAGAACTTATGCTGGTTTCTATGATGCTATTGTTGAAGAAATGAAACAAAACGGCGCAATAGACCCAACTACTTTCGGAACGGTTCCAAACGTAGGTTTAATGGCTCAAAAAGCTGAAGAATACGGTTCTCATGATAAAACTTTCCAGATTTCTGGAGAAGGAACGGTAAAAATTGAAGACGAAAACGGAACTACCCTTTTAGAACAAAACGTTCAGAATGGTGATATTTTCAGAATGTGCCAAACCAAAGATGCTCCTATCCAAGATTGGGTAAAACTAGCGGTAAACAGAGCGAGACTTTCTAACACTCCAGCTATTTTCTGGTTAGACAAAGGAAGAGCTCACGATGCACAAATCATCAAAAAAGTAGAAAAATATCTTCAAAATTACGATTTAACGGGTCTTGACATCAGAATTATGGATGTAAAAGATGCCATGCTCGAAACTTTAAAAAGAGGTAGAGAAGGCAAAGACACGATTTCGGTTTCCGGAAACGTTTTAAGAGATTATTTAACCGACATGTTCCCAATTTTAGAGCTTGGAACTTCTGCTAAAATGCTTTCTATCGTTCCATTGATGAACGGTGGTGGTTTATTTGAAACTGGAGCTGGTGGTTCTGCACCAAAACACATTCAACAATTCTTAGAAGAAGGTTATTTAAGATGGGATTCTCTAGGTGAATTCTTAGCTTTACAAGCGAGTTTAGAGCACCTTTCTCAGACTCAAAATAATCCTAAAGCTCAAGTTTTAGCTGATGCTCTTGACGAAGCGAATGCTAAATTCTTAGCAACAGATAAATCTCCTGCAAGAAAAGTGGGCGGAATAGACAACAGAGGTTCTCACTTCTACTTGGCTATGTATTGGGCTGAAGCTTTGGCAAACCAAACTGCAGATGCTGAATTAGCGGCTACTTTTGCTCCAATTGCTCAATCAATGCAAGAAAACGAAGCAAAAATCAATGAAGAATTGATTGGAGCGCAAGGAAAATCGCAAGACATTGGTGGTTATTATCAACCAGATTCTACAAAAACTTACGCAGCTATGAGAGCTTCTGCTACATTAAATGCAATTGTAGATTCTTTATAA
- the tpx gene encoding thiol peroxidase, with the protein MANITLQGNEIHTSGNLPELGTVAQDFTLVAEDLSEKTLSDFAGKKVVLNIFPSIDTGVCAASARKFNEEASALDNTVVVNVSKDLPFALGRFCASEGLQNVMNLSDYRGNFGETYGLTIVDSPLKGLLSRAVVVLDENGTVKYTEQVPEIAQEPNYAAALEAVK; encoded by the coding sequence ATGGCAAATATTACATTACAAGGAAACGAAATTCACACTTCAGGAAATTTACCAGAACTAGGAACTGTAGCACAAGATTTTACATTGGTTGCAGAAGATTTATCAGAAAAAACATTGTCTGATTTTGCTGGTAAAAAAGTAGTACTTAATATTTTTCCGAGTATCGATACAGGAGTTTGCGCAGCTTCTGCTAGAAAATTTAATGAAGAAGCATCTGCTTTAGATAATACAGTTGTGGTAAATGTTTCTAAAGATTTACCATTCGCTTTAGGTAGATTTTGTGCTTCAGAAGGACTTCAAAATGTAATGAATCTTTCTGACTACAGAGGAAACTTTGGCGAGACTTATGGTTTAACGATTGTTGACTCTCCGCTTAAAGGTTTGTTAAGTAGAGCAGTGGTGGTTTTAGACGAAAACGGAACTGTAAAATATACAGAGCAAGTTCCAGAAATAGCTCAAGAGCCTAATTATGCAGCAGCTTTAGAAGCTGTAAAATAA
- a CDS encoding SRPBCC domain-containing protein encodes MEPLIVNATINAPIEKVWAFFTEAEHIVNWNFAHESWHCPKAENNLEIGGEFFYTMAAKDKSASFVFHGTYTEIIPLQKIEYHIEDGRKVEVFFHKIDENTTEVFERFEPEMINALEMQEQGWQSILNQFKNYTEGSS; translated from the coding sequence ATGGAACCACTTATAGTAAATGCCACCATCAATGCACCAATAGAAAAGGTTTGGGCGTTTTTTACCGAAGCAGAACATATTGTGAATTGGAATTTTGCACACGAAAGTTGGCACTGTCCGAAAGCTGAAAACAACTTAGAAATTGGTGGCGAATTTTTCTATACAATGGCTGCTAAAGACAAATCAGCAAGTTTTGTTTTTCATGGGACTTATACGGAAATCATTCCGCTTCAAAAAATAGAATATCATATAGAAGACGGCAGAAAAGTAGAAGTGTTTTTTCATAAAATTGACGAAAATACTACTGAGGTTTTCGAACGCTTCGAGCCAGAAATGATTAATGCTTTGGAAATGCAAGAACAAGGATGGCAAAGCATTCTCAATCAATTTAAAAATTATACAGAAGGAAGCTCTTAG
- a CDS encoding J domain-containing protein, which yields MKDYYYFLGIKPNASSEDIKKAYRKLSLKYHPDKNENDEFFTDRFREIKEAYETLMDEDSRKVYDQRFGSFQRSQKSMLPPKIKNFHADKIRAQKGDEITIHWQTYDADLVKITPFGLEKSQGDRKFRIKEFDKEGKFQIILHATNTLLHKTVVQGITITEVSGEIKTSIKEDVPAQNSTSVPQKKEEVNARFYYKLLAIILLAIALYLVFLQ from the coding sequence TTGAAAGACTACTACTATTTTCTAGGAATAAAACCGAATGCTTCTTCTGAAGACATTAAAAAAGCGTATCGTAAACTTTCGCTGAAATATCACCCTGATAAAAACGAAAATGATGAGTTTTTTACAGACCGTTTCAGAGAAATAAAAGAAGCGTATGAAACTTTGATGGATGAAGATTCTAGAAAAGTTTATGACCAGAGATTTGGGAGTTTCCAAAGAAGTCAAAAATCAATGCTTCCTCCAAAAATTAAAAACTTTCACGCCGATAAAATTAGAGCACAAAAAGGCGACGAAATTACCATTCATTGGCAAACTTATGATGCAGATTTGGTGAAAATCACGCCATTTGGTTTAGAAAAGTCTCAAGGCGATAGAAAATTTAGAATTAAGGAGTTTGATAAAGAAGGTAAGTTTCAGATTATTCTTCATGCTACCAATACTTTATTGCATAAAACAGTAGTTCAAGGAATTACCATCACCGAAGTTTCTGGGGAAATAAAAACATCTATAAAAGAGGATGTTCCTGCTCAAAATTCTACGTCTGTACCACAAAAAAAGGAAGAGGTTAACGCTCGTTTTTATTATAAGTTATTGGCTATTATCCTTTTAGCAATAGCTCTGTACTTGGTTTTTCTTCAATAG
- the gcvP gene encoding aminomethyl-transferring glycine dehydrogenase: MNTQQFVNRHINFNEADKNAMLQKIGVSSVEELISQTIPDAIRLENELDISAPLSEYEMLQHSKELAAKNLDYDTYIGFGYHNSILPSVIQRNILENPSWYTAYTPYQAEIAQGRLEALLNYQTLITNLTGFHLANASLLDEGTAASEAMSMFFSNRTKDQKKAEANKFFVSDLVLPQTIAVLKTKADGLGIDIIVGSHENFELNAEFFGAILQYPGKNGVVIDYTGLISNYKALNLQVVVACDPLALVKLKSPAEMGADCAVGTTQRFGIPLGYGGPHAAFFACKEEYKRDIPGRIIGVTQDAYGKRALRMALQTREQHIKREKATSNICTAQVLLAVMASMYAVYHGKAGLEYIADQIHFKTNALRDALSALGYDTVKEPVFDTVKISMSEEEKDKLKRLMLDHKINLNYFTEGFVSISINETTTTEKIDKVVAAFAQFKQKQGFKLEPKAVSTLPENLLRKDDILKEEVFNKYHTETELMRYIKRLERKDLSLTHSMISLGSCTMKLNAATEMIPLSWEHWGAIHPFVPINQADGYQKLIKTLEKDLATITGFAATSLQPNSGAQGEYAGLMVIRAYQKSIGQGHRNICLIPQSAHGTNPASAVIAGLKVVVVKNLEGGQIDFEDLKAKVEEHKDNLSAFMITYPSTYGFFDDNVKEITDLIHENGGQVYMDGANMNAQVGFTSPGNIGADVCHLNLHKTFAIPHGGGGPGVGPICVAKHLVPFLPQNPNIPTGGSQGIDAISSAPYGSSLVLNISYAYIKMLGAVGLRNSTEFAIINANYLKEVLAEHFPILYANKKGRVAHECIVDFRQFKPLGIEVADVAKRLMDYGFHAPTVSFPVAGTLMIEPTESESKAELDRFAEALIAIKAEIEEIAEGKADAHNNVLKNAPHTEQVVISDAWDKPYSREKAAYPLEWVREHKFFASVSRVDEAFGDRNLVCTCEPIESYM; encoded by the coding sequence ATGAACACACAGCAATTTGTGAACCGTCACATCAACTTCAATGAAGCTGATAAAAACGCTATGTTGCAAAAAATTGGCGTTTCTTCTGTAGAAGAATTAATTTCTCAAACTATTCCAGATGCAATTCGATTAGAAAATGAATTAGATATTTCTGCTCCTTTATCTGAGTACGAAATGCTTCAGCATTCTAAAGAGTTGGCTGCTAAAAATCTAGATTATGATACTTACATTGGTTTTGGTTATCATAACAGTATTTTGCCAAGTGTTATCCAGAGAAATATTTTAGAAAATCCTAGTTGGTACACCGCTTATACACCTTATCAAGCAGAAATTGCACAAGGTAGATTAGAAGCGTTGCTCAATTATCAAACATTAATTACCAATCTTACTGGTTTTCATTTAGCGAATGCTTCTCTATTAGATGAGGGAACTGCAGCTTCTGAAGCCATGAGTATGTTCTTTTCAAACAGAACAAAAGACCAGAAAAAAGCAGAAGCCAATAAGTTTTTTGTTTCTGATTTGGTTTTACCTCAAACCATTGCGGTTCTTAAAACCAAAGCTGATGGTTTAGGAATAGATATAATTGTTGGTAGTCATGAAAATTTTGAGCTTAATGCAGAATTTTTCGGAGCTATTTTACAATATCCGGGTAAAAATGGTGTTGTGATTGATTATACGGGGTTAATTTCAAATTATAAAGCATTGAATCTTCAAGTAGTAGTGGCTTGTGATCCGCTTGCTTTAGTGAAATTAAAATCACCTGCAGAAATGGGAGCTGATTGTGCAGTGGGAACTACGCAAAGATTTGGTATTCCATTAGGTTATGGTGGTCCTCACGCTGCGTTTTTTGCTTGTAAAGAAGAATATAAACGTGATATTCCGGGAAGAATTATTGGGGTAACTCAAGATGCATACGGAAAACGTGCTTTGAGAATGGCTTTGCAAACCAGAGAACAACACATTAAACGTGAAAAGGCAACTTCTAACATTTGTACAGCTCAAGTTTTATTAGCGGTAATGGCTTCTATGTATGCTGTTTATCACGGTAAAGCTGGTTTAGAATATATTGCAGACCAAATTCATTTTAAAACCAATGCTTTAAGAGATGCGCTATCTGCTTTAGGATATGATACGGTGAAAGAGCCAGTTTTTGATACGGTTAAAATCAGTATGTCTGAAGAAGAAAAAGATAAGTTAAAGAGATTAATGCTAGATCATAAAATCAATTTAAATTATTTTACTGAAGGTTTTGTAAGTATTTCTATCAATGAAACTACAACTACCGAAAAGATTGATAAAGTAGTGGCTGCTTTTGCACAATTTAAGCAAAAACAAGGTTTCAAATTAGAGCCAAAAGCGGTTTCTACACTTCCAGAAAATTTATTGAGAAAAGACGATATCTTAAAAGAAGAAGTTTTTAATAAATATCATACAGAGACAGAATTGATGCGTTATATTAAGCGTCTCGAAAGAAAAGATTTATCATTGACGCATTCTATGATTTCTCTAGGTTCTTGTACCATGAAACTGAATGCAGCTACAGAAATGATTCCACTTTCTTGGGAACATTGGGGCGCAATTCATCCGTTTGTGCCTATTAACCAAGCTGATGGTTATCAGAAATTAATCAAAACTTTAGAAAAAGATTTGGCTACGATTACAGGTTTTGCGGCAACTTCACTTCAACCAAATTCTGGAGCTCAAGGTGAATATGCTGGTTTGATGGTAATTAGAGCATATCAAAAATCTATCGGTCAAGGTCACAGAAATATTTGTTTAATTCCTCAATCTGCTCACGGAACCAATCCTGCTTCTGCGGTAATTGCAGGTCTTAAAGTAGTGGTGGTAAAAAATCTAGAAGGCGGACAAATAGATTTCGAAGATTTAAAAGCTAAAGTGGAAGAGCATAAAGATAATTTATCTGCTTTCATGATTACTTATCCATCTACTTATGGTTTCTTTGACGATAACGTAAAAGAAATTACAGACTTAATCCACGAAAATGGTGGTCAAGTTTACATGGATGGTGCAAATATGAATGCTCAAGTTGGCTTCACTTCACCAGGAAATATCGGTGCAGATGTTTGTCACTTAAATCTTCACAAAACTTTTGCAATTCCCCACGGTGGAGGTGGACCAGGAGTTGGACCAATTTGTGTAGCAAAACATTTAGTGCCTTTCTTGCCTCAAAATCCTAATATTCCAACAGGTGGAAGTCAAGGAATAGATGCTATTTCTTCTGCGCCTTATGGTTCTTCGTTGGTTCTTAATATTTCTTATGCGTATATTAAAATGTTAGGAGCAGTTGGTTTGAGAAATTCTACAGAATTTGCAATCATCAACGCAAACTATTTAAAAGAAGTTTTAGCAGAGCATTTCCCAATTTTATATGCAAATAAAAAAGGTAGAGTTGCTCACGAATGTATTGTAGATTTCCGTCAGTTTAAACCACTAGGAATTGAGGTGGCAGATGTTGCAAAACGTTTGATGGATTATGGTTTCCATGCTCCTACAGTTTCTTTCCCAGTTGCTGGAACGTTGATGATTGAGCCTACAGAATCAGAATCTAAAGCGGAATTAGACAGATTCGCTGAAGCTTTAATTGCTATCAAAGCAGAAATTGAAGAAATTGCAGAAGGAAAAGCAGATGCTCATAATAATGTATTAAAAAATGCTCCGCATACAGAACAAGTAGTGATTTCTGATGCTTGGGACAAGCCTTATTCTCGTGAAAAAGCAGCTTATCCGCTAGAATGGGTGAGAGAACATAAGTTCTTCGCTTCTGTATCTAGAGTAGATGAAGCTTTCGGAGATAGAAATTTGGTTTGTACTTGTGAGCCAATAGAAAGCTACATGTAA